The Bernardetia sp. genome window below encodes:
- a CDS encoding CoA transferase subunit A → MNKVYPNAEAAIEGVADNMTFMLGGFGLCGIPENAIAALVKKGVKGLTCISNNAGVDDFGIGLMLQQRQVKKMISSYVGENAEFERQLLSGELEVDLIPQGTLAERCRAGGAGIPAFYTPAGYGTEVAEGKETREYNGKMYVLEEALHADFAFVKAWKGDKQGNLIFKGTARNFNPMMAMAGKITVVEVEELVENGELDPNFIHIPGIFVQRIFEGKNYEKRIEKRTVNK, encoded by the coding sequence ATGAATAAAGTCTATCCCAACGCAGAGGCTGCCATTGAAGGTGTAGCAGATAATATGACCTTTATGCTCGGTGGTTTTGGTCTTTGTGGAATCCCTGAAAATGCTATTGCTGCTCTTGTAAAAAAAGGCGTAAAAGGTCTTACTTGTATTTCCAATAATGCAGGTGTAGATGATTTTGGTATTGGTCTGATGCTCCAACAACGTCAAGTAAAAAAAATGATTTCCTCTTATGTAGGCGAAAATGCTGAATTTGAAAGACAACTTCTTTCTGGGGAGTTAGAAGTAGATTTAATCCCACAGGGAACGCTTGCCGAACGCTGCCGAGCAGGTGGCGCAGGAATCCCAGCATTTTACACACCAGCAGGATACGGAACAGAAGTAGCCGAAGGAAAAGAAACTAGAGAATATAATGGCAAAATGTATGTCTTGGAAGAAGCCTTGCATGCTGATTTTGCTTTTGTAAAGGCTTGGAAAGGCGACAAACAAGGCAATCTTATTTTTAAGGGAACAGCCAGAAACTTCAATCCAATGATGGCAATGGCAGGAAAAATAACTGTCGTAGAAGTAGAGGAGCTCGTAGAAAATGGAGAGTTAGACCCTAATTTTATTCATATCCCTGGAATTTTTGTGCAGCGTATTTTTGAAGGCAAGAACTACGAAAAACGTATCGAAAAGCGAACAGTAAACAAATAA